A part of Desulfomicrobium baculatum DSM 4028 genomic DNA contains:
- a CDS encoding response regulator, producing the protein MSTIIMTVDDSASIRQMVSLTLKDAGYAVIEACDGRDALSKLSGPVSLILTDLNMPGMNGIELIRAVRATPQYKFTPIVMLTTESQASSKEEGKAAGATGWIVKPFKPDQLLAVAKKLLR; encoded by the coding sequence ATGAGCACGATCATCATGACTGTCGACGACTCGGCAAGCATTCGCCAGATGGTCAGTCTGACCCTGAAGGACGCCGGCTATGCCGTCATCGAAGCCTGCGACGGCAGGGACGCGCTGTCCAAGCTGTCCGGACCCGTGAGCCTGATCCTGACCGATCTGAACATGCCGGGCATGAACGGCATCGAACTGATCCGCGCCGTGCGCGCCACGCCCCAGTACAAGTTCACGCCCATCGTCATGCTGACCACGGAATCGCAGGCCTCCTCCAAAGAGGAAGGAAAGGCGGCCGGGGCCACCGGCTGGATCGTCAAACCTTTCAAGCCCGATCAGCTTTTGGCAGTGGCCAAGAAACTGTTGCGATAA
- a CDS encoding chemotaxis protein CheW — protein sequence MNDNAILQYLTFALGDEVFALETGFVREVIELVPVTRIPKTPPFLRGVINLRGHAVPVVDLRIKFGMPSAQDTVSTCIIIVDVEIEGEQCHMGAIVDSVLEVFEMTNDQITPPPRMGTSIRADFIRGMGKQNEEFIMILDIGKVFSTEELSLLEAAQSGEAEN from the coding sequence ATGAATGACAACGCTATTCTGCAATATCTGACCTTCGCCCTGGGCGATGAGGTTTTCGCCCTGGAGACCGGTTTCGTGCGCGAAGTCATCGAACTCGTGCCCGTGACCCGCATCCCCAAGACTCCGCCATTCCTGCGCGGCGTCATCAACCTGCGCGGCCACGCCGTGCCCGTGGTCGACCTGCGCATAAAGTTTGGCATGCCTTCGGCCCAGGACACGGTGAGCACCTGCATCATCATCGTGGATGTGGAGATCGAAGGCGAGCAGTGCCACATGGGTGCCATCGTCGATTCCGTGCTCGAAGTCTTCGAGATGACAAACGACCAGATCACACCGCCGCCGCGCATGGGCACGTCCATCCGCGCCGACTTCATTCGGGGCATGGGCAAGCAGAACGAGGAATTCATCATGATCCTCGACATCGGCAAGGTCTTCTCCACCGAAGAGCTGTCCTTGCTGGAAGCCGCCCAATCCGGCGAAGCGGAAAATTGA
- a CDS encoding methyl-accepting chemotaxis protein, whose protein sequence is MQWFINMRIMNKLLLSFSIILSIMAGLGWFASTQMSLVNDKSTEISATWLPSVQACGELNSLILEVRNTEYGHAISESEEDMAQYEKRIEQYQVEIQNVRIAYEKLPSLEEESRLYQEYKNHWDLYIKENAAIIALSRANKTQEAVEKMRGTSRTEYYAAKEALDKIIQIQKNASDAASAEADTIYAHARTSIIVANIIAILIGLLVAYLVARVITRQLGTEPGVIASVAERISSGDLTISFNDTTRHIGVYADIKRMCERLREIVAEVQGASENVASGSEEMSASAEQLSQGSTEQAASVEEVSSSMEQMASNIRQNADNAAQTEKIALKAAQDADKSGKTVVQAVDAMKKIAEKISIVEEIARQTNLLALNAAIEAARAGEHGKGFAVVAAEVRKLAERSGTAAAEISELSSSTVSVADQAGQMLVKLVPDIQRTAELVQEISAASNEQNAGAEQINKALQQLDQVIQQNASASEEMASTSEELSSQAEQLQSTIAFFRLGTDTGKTVRQVARQTRPQPARKAPKALVSRAPAGGLALDMGRDDEDDEFERF, encoded by the coding sequence ATGCAATGGTTCATCAACATGCGCATCATGAACAAGCTTTTGCTTTCATTCAGCATCATTCTGTCCATCATGGCAGGCCTGGGCTGGTTCGCGAGCACCCAGATGTCCCTCGTCAATGACAAATCGACTGAAATCAGCGCTACCTGGCTCCCTAGCGTCCAGGCTTGCGGAGAGCTTAATTCATTAATCCTTGAGGTTCGCAACACGGAATATGGACATGCCATTTCCGAGAGCGAAGAAGATATGGCTCAATACGAAAAGCGTATCGAGCAATACCAGGTTGAAATACAAAATGTCAGGATCGCGTATGAAAAACTTCCCAGCTTGGAAGAAGAGAGTCGCCTATACCAAGAATACAAGAATCATTGGGATCTCTATATAAAGGAAAACGCAGCAATAATAGCCCTTTCCCGAGCCAACAAGACTCAAGAAGCAGTCGAAAAGATGCGCGGAACATCGCGCACCGAATACTACGCAGCCAAGGAAGCCTTGGATAAAATCATTCAAATCCAAAAAAACGCATCCGATGCCGCCAGCGCCGAGGCCGACACGATATACGCCCACGCCCGCACATCCATCATCGTCGCCAATATCATCGCCATCCTAATAGGCCTCCTGGTGGCGTATCTCGTAGCCAGGGTCATCACTCGCCAATTGGGCACCGAACCCGGCGTCATCGCGTCTGTCGCGGAGCGGATATCAAGTGGAGACCTGACTATCTCCTTCAATGACACCACTCGCCATATCGGCGTCTATGCCGACATCAAACGGATGTGCGAACGCCTTCGCGAAATCGTGGCCGAGGTTCAGGGCGCATCTGAAAACGTAGCCTCGGGTTCCGAGGAAATGAGCGCCTCGGCCGAGCAGCTCTCCCAGGGTTCCACAGAGCAGGCCGCATCCGTGGAGGAAGTGTCCTCCAGCATGGAGCAGATGGCCTCCAATATTCGGCAAAACGCCGACAATGCCGCGCAGACGGAAAAGATCGCCCTCAAGGCCGCCCAGGACGCCGACAAGAGCGGCAAGACAGTGGTCCAGGCCGTGGACGCCATGAAGAAGATCGCCGAAAAAATCTCCATCGTCGAAGAGATCGCCCGGCAGACCAACCTCTTGGCCCTCAATGCCGCCATCGAGGCGGCCCGTGCCGGGGAACACGGCAAGGGCTTCGCCGTTGTCGCGGCCGAAGTCAGGAAGCTGGCCGAGCGCAGCGGCACGGCCGCGGCCGAGATCAGCGAGCTGTCTTCCTCCACCGTCAGCGTAGCCGATCAGGCCGGGCAGATGCTGGTCAAACTGGTCCCGGATATCCAGCGCACGGCCGAACTGGTGCAGGAGATCTCCGCCGCATCGAACGAACAGAATGCGGGCGCGGAACAGATCAACAAGGCCTTGCAGCAGCTTGACCAGGTCATTCAGCAGAACGCTTCGGCCTCCGAAGAAATGGCCTCCACCTCCGAAGAACTGTCCAGCCAGGCCGAACAGCTGCAGAGCACCATCGCTTTCTTCCGTCTCGGCACCGATACTGGCAAGACCGTCCGTCAAGTAGCTCGCCAGACCAGGCCGCAGCCTGCCCGCAAAGCCCCCAAGGCCCTGGTTTCCAGAGCTCCCGCCGGCGGGCTGGCCCTGGACATGGGACGCGACGATGAAGACGACGAATTCGAACGCTTCTAA
- a CDS encoding STAS domain-containing protein, with translation MFSCTIKGAPEHPVAKLSGSLTLEHSRKIHTELLALLSQAEVMTIDLGESDKSDLSFIQMLLALLKDPDKKIRFANLPAHLLDNAARLGADAFMAELSNRTGKSA, from the coding sequence ATGTTTTCATGTACCATCAAAGGCGCTCCGGAGCATCCGGTCGCCAAACTCTCCGGCAGTCTGACCCTGGAACACTCCAGAAAGATTCACACCGAACTGCTGGCTCTCCTCTCCCAGGCCGAGGTCATGACCATTGATCTGGGCGAGTCGGACAAATCGGACCTGTCCTTTATCCAGATGCTGCTCGCCCTGCTCAAGGATCCGGATAAAAAGATCCGTTTCGCGAACCTACCCGCACACCTGCTCGACAACGCTGCACGCCTCGGCGCGGACGCGTTCATGGCTGAACTCTCGAATCGAACGGGGAAAAGCGCATGA